The sequence below is a genomic window from Coffea arabica cultivar ET-39 chromosome 8e, Coffea Arabica ET-39 HiFi, whole genome shotgun sequence.
ATTCTTTCTAGCACCAAAGTACTTTGGTTACTGAGATATAGACCGTATTGCCTCTTCTACGATGTTCAGTTATAGGGAATGCAATGGAAGAATGGTGACATGATTGGGTCACGCCATGCAAATTCATTCTTTGTGCTTTGATATGGAAACTAGCCTCTTATGATTTGCATGAACGGCGAACCCTTATGCGGGGCGACCCCCTTCAGATGTACAGGTCGATGCTAGAGCATGAATACCATACGTAAGCTTTTTTGTATTCATCACCATTGGTTGTCCAGTTGCATCGGCAACAttgatatatatttttgttttcCAGTCAGATACATGTGATGTAAGACGTGTAAAAACTGCAGCTTTTCTTCTCATGTAAAGTTCTCTTCTACTGCAGCTTTTCACTTCTCTGCAGCTCACTGATAAATGGGCTTGGGCATGCCAGTTTGATAGTAGTATTTGGTCTGCAGATGAATGCCAAACTAAGTCAACTCGTTTGCCGGTGTTGCTTGCTCTGTTCTTGCCCGTAATTTATTTTTATCACATCTTTAAGAGCCTACAATTTCTTTTCTGTTACAATCTCCGTTCTACGGTAGACTACAATATGTTTTCTAAGACAAAATAGAAATGGTTACTTGGATTACAGAGATCCATAGTCTAAATACAGCAAAACTTGTTGAATACATGGAGAGGGTATCTCCTTTGGCTCAAAGACCTAACTTCTAAGTCATTTCTCCAGGAAAACCAAGGACGCCTCAAGGTTATTtgctatttttcacttttatcttcaAAGCCTGATATTGCCAGACATGATGCATCAATAGAAACTTCAGTGCATCTGATTTCTCCTGGTTCGTGCTGATTAAAAGAGTCACACTTGTTAATCAGCTAAAGTATTGATCAAACCACAAAGCTTAAGTGCCAATAATGAGACTTGATGCTGCAGCTTCTCTGGTGAAAATCTTTATATTCTTAAGTTGCTTCAGGTTCGATGTCCCTCCAACTGcaaaacaaaaaagttaaaGTGAATCCAGCAACTCTATGGACCATCTCTGGGAACAGTCTAAATAGTTAAACCCACCACTTCAAACAACCAAATGCCTCTTCAATATGATGACTTGCAGCAATGATTGTAGATCAGTCAAAATTACTCAACTGATACAGGTTGTTTCAGCTGCTACTGCTGCGTTTTGGCCACTGGCAATGGCACTGTGCTTCTGTGCCCATTGTTCGAGATAAGATGAAGGGGTCATTCACTTTTATttcgttttatttatttatttatttatttattttggcaaTATTGTCCAAGCCAATATGTTGTTAATTGTTACATGAAGCAAGACATAAGTTCATCGAGAGCACCTCCATAAAATCAGCTTAGAAAATGCATACCAATTGCCAGAAGAACCATAAGATCAGCAAAATATTCGTTCACCAGGAATTTCCCCAAGGGCATGGGCAGCAGCAACCACACAGGTCATGCAACATTTGAGCTCTGTCGCCTGGGGGCCAAATTGCAGCAAGTTGATTCAGTAgttgcaagaaattaaattcaggCTTAACTAAGAACTTCCCGACCCCTAGGCTTCAGCTGGCTTGATCCAACTACAGCCAGGAACCTTATTGAAACCTCTTTCCTCAATGGCTTCTCTCAATCGCTTGGCTTCATCCCACTTCCCAGAAGACACATAAATTTTAGAAAGAAGAGAACAATATCCAGTGCTATTAGGCTCCAACTTGAAACACTTAGCAGCTGCAATCTCACCAAGTTCAACATTGTTGTGCACGCTACATGCTAGAAGCAATGCTCCCCAAACCCCAGAATGAGGCTGCATTGGCATTTTCTTTATCAACTCATATGCTTCTTCCAGCCGACCTGCCTTACCTAAAAGATCAACCATGATAGCATAATGGTCAACACATGGTATAATTCCATATTTCTGCATCAACTCAAAGCAATCGTAGCCTTCTTCGACCAAACCAGCATGATTGTATGCAGACAATATTCCCGTGATTGTAGCTGAGTTAGGAGAGATATTAGAATCTATCATCTCCTCAAATAACTTAATCGCATCTTGTCCCCTACCATTAATTCCACAACCCAAAATTATTGCGCTGTAAGCAACTATGTCCTTCTTTTCTAACCTGTGAAATAACTCAATAGCTTTGTCAATACTTCCGCATTTTGCATGCATGTCAATTAAGGCCGTGGAGAGATAATTGTCCATTCTGATTCCAAATTCACCCATGTATGACTCAATCCGACTCCCCATATTTGAATCTCCCAGTTGAGAACAAGCAGATATAGCACTAGCCAACGTCATTTTATCAGGCTGAATATTCAGAATTGGTTGAAGCATCTCATCAAATAGATGAAGAGCCTCTTTCGGTCGGCCATTCTGTGCATAACAAGCTAACATGGCATTATACAACAGCTggtctttcttttcctcctcaTAAAAGATCTTT
It includes:
- the LOC113704185 gene encoding pentatricopeptide repeat-containing protein At4g22760-like, whose product is MQIPNFSALLTISLHIKQLKQIHGSILANGLDHLEPILIRQIIVSSGGFHQTHVTQYVKTILNHTQHRDVSPLGYAIRFLCQHGQFQDAVIFYVQLQRSGVFPNTYALSSIPKAYGKINCKNGGMTVHCQVHKYGFASVVYVQTALLDFYSKMGDIKTAHKVFDEMSDRNIVSWNAVISGYVKFGELEMAQSVFDRMPERDIVSWNAILLGYAKAGKMDQAYVLFKEMPERGASSWNVMIRGYIDRGNIELARGFFDAMPKRNSISYITMISAYSKCGDVESAEKIFYEEEKKDQLLYNAMLACYAQNGRPKEALHLFDEMLQPILNIQPDKMTLASAISACSQLGDSNMGSRIESYMGEFGIRMDNYLSTALIDMHAKCGSIDKAIELFHRLEKKDIVAYSAIILGCGINGRGQDAIKLFEEMIDSNISPNSATITGILSAYNHAGLVEEGYDCFELMQKYGIIPCVDHYAIMVDLLGKAGRLEEAYELIKKMPMQPHSGVWGALLLACSVHNNVELGEIAAAKCFKLEPNSTGYCSLLSKIYVSSGKWDEAKRLREAIEERGFNKVPGCSWIKPAEA